A section of the Hevea brasiliensis isolate MT/VB/25A 57/8 chromosome 17, ASM3005281v1, whole genome shotgun sequence genome encodes:
- the LOC110660442 gene encoding peroxidase 31-like → MAFPFPFLPILLLLFPSIPLSESKLSVDYYKTSCPQFQNIIRDTVTNKQITSPTTAAATLRLFFHDCMVEGCDASVLVSSNAFNKAERDADINLNLPGDAFDVVVRAKTALELSCPKIVSCSDILAQVTRDLVIMVGGPFYTVRLGRKDGLISKASRAEESLPRTNMTMDQMIDLFKLRGFTTRELVALMGGHTIGFSHCKEFADRLYHFSKSTPVDPDFNPKYASALKTFCANYTKDPTMSAFNDVLTPSKFDNMYYQNLPRGLGLLTIDSVLVKDPRTKPFAVLYAKDQSVFFTDFSRAMEKLSVLDIKTGRKGEVRNRCDQFNSIKT, encoded by the coding sequence ATggcttttccttttccttttcttcctATTCTTCTACTCCTCTTTCCCTCCATTCCTCTCTCTGAGTCCAAGCTTTCTGTTGACTACTACAAGACCTCCTGCCCTCAATTCCAAAATATCATTCGCGACACCGTCACCAATAAGCAAATCACCAGCCCCACCACAGCTGCCGCCACTTTACGTCTTTTCTTCCATGATTGCATGGTTGAAGGCTGTGATGCCTCCGTTCTAGTTTCATCTAATGCTTTCAATAAGGCTGAGCGAGATGCTGATATCAACCTTAACCTCCCTGGGGATGCCTTCGACGTGGTGGTCAGAGCCAAGACAGCTCTCGAGCTCTCGTGCCCTAAAATCGTCTCCTGTTCTGATATCCTTGCGCAGGTCACCCGCGACCTGGTCATCATGGTTGGAGGACCATTTTATACCGTTCGTCTAGGGCGGAAGGACGGGCTAATCTCTAAGGCATCTCGAGCAGAGGAAAGTCTCCCTAGGACTAACATGACAATGGATCAGATGATCGATTTGTTTAAGTTGAGAGGATTCACCACCAGGGAGTTGGTTGCATTGATGGGTGGCCACACCATCGGATTCTCTCACTGCAAGGAGTTCGCTGATAGGCTTTACCATTTCAGCAAGAGCACCCCAGTAGACCCAGATTTCAACCCAAAGTACGCAAGCGCACTGAAGACTTTCTGCGCTAATTACACCAAAGATCCAACCATGTCCGCCTTCAACGACGTACTTACACCGAGCAAGTTCGATAACATGTATTACCAGAACTTGCCTAGAGGGCTAGGGCTGTTGACAATCGATAGTGTGCTAGTTAAAGACCCCAGAACTAAGCCCTTTGCAGTGCTCTATGCAAAGGACCAATCGGTATTCTTCACGGATTTTTCTCGTGCAATGGAGAAGCTTAGCGTTCTTGATATCAAGACTGGGAGGAAGGGGGAGGTCAGGAACAGGTGCGATCAGTTCAATTCGattaagacttag
- the LOC110660493 gene encoding U-box domain-containing protein 38: MGGNGKHRWKISFYRRSNSNHKSTHPPKEFLCPISGSLMYDPVVVSSGQTFERVSVQVCRDLNFAPSLDDGSIPDLTTVIPNLAIKSTILNWCDTNGAERPLPPDYSSVEKAVRKKMVESKTLNPENRVSERELLKAVAENPPVLFSHAQTELTRRVNHFYSSSSEESMIVNNATASPFTLLPFATRPACYTSSSNSSSEIAEAETLTQNPDSADSSSNSSFPEEEEIVAKLRSPEVYEQEEAVISLRKLTRAREEMRIPLCTHRLLTALRSLIASRYCVVQTNAIAALVNLSLEKANKVKIVRSGFVPLLIDLLTAGSSEPQEHAAGALFSLALEDENKMTIGVLGALHPLMHALRCESERTRHDSALALYHLSLIQSNRAKLVKLGAVPTLLGMIKAGDLASRLLLILCNLAAGKEGRSAMLDGNAVAILVGMLSEGSERVDSEATQEYCVAALLALSHGSLRFKGLAKEARAVEVLREIEERGNDRAREKAKKILQMMRKGDEDDEEADREAVLELGGAGRSRYRVGGGARNGNCPNSSNF; this comes from the coding sequence ATGGGTGGTAATGGCAAGCACAGATGGAAAATCTCCTTCTACCGTCGCTCCAACTCCAACCACAAATCTACTCATCCTCCAAAAGAGTTCCTTTGCCCCATTTCTGGATCCTTAATGTACGACCCTGTTGTTGTCTCCTCCGGTCAGACCTTCGAGCGCGTCTCTGTCCAGGTTTGTCGAGACCTGAATTTCGCTCCTTCCCTCGATGATGGTTCCATTCCGGATTTAACTACTGTAATCCCCAATTTAGCCATCAAATCGACGATTCTCAACTGGTGTGATACTAATGGCGCTGAACGTCCTCTCCCGCCAGATTACAGCTCTGTGGAAAAAGCCGTCCGTAAGAAGATGGTTGAATCGAAAACTTTGAACCCCGAGAATAGGGTCTCCGAGAGGGAGTTGCTGAAGGCTGTGGCAGAAAATCCTCCTGTTCTATTCTCCCACGCGCAGACCGAGTTGACTCGCCGAGTCAATCATTTCTACTCGAGCTCCTCCGAGGAATCCATGATTGTCAACAACGCGACGGCGAGTCCGTTTACTCTGCTGCCTTTCGCGACTCGCCCAGCGTGTTATACTTCATCTTCTAACTCGTCATCCGAAATTGCTGAAGCTGAAACCCTAACGCAAAATCCTGATTCCGCTGACTCCAGCTCCAATTCCTCATTCCCTGAAGAGGAAGAGATTGTGGCTAAGCTTAGAAGCCCTGAAGTATACGAACAAGAAGAGGCGGTGATTTCGCTGAGGAAGCTTACTAGAGCACGAGAGGAAATGAGAATTCCTCTGTGTACTCACCGATTACTCACAGCTCTCCGTTCCTTGATTGCGTCGAGATACTGCGTCGTGCAAACGAACGCCATCGCTGCACTGgtaaatctctcgctggagaaaGCGAACAAAGTTAAAATCGTACGGTCAGGATTTGTTCCTCTTTTGATTGATCTATTAACGGCCGGATCCAGTGAACCGCAAGAGCATGCCGCCGGTGCGCTTTTCAGTTTAGCTTTAGAAGACGAGAACAAGATGACAATAGGGGTTTTGGGAGCGTTACACCCATTGATGCACGCTCTGAGGTGTGAGAGTGAGCGAACTCGCCACGACTCAGCTTTGGCCTTGTATCATTTGAGTTTAATCCAGAGTAATAGGGCCAAGCTGGTGAAACTGGGCGCTGTGCCAACACTGCTTGGCATGATTAAAGCAGGTGACTTGGCGAGCCGGCTGTTgctaattttatgcaatttagcTGCTGGCAaggaagggagatcggcaatgctGGATGGAAATGCGGTGGCAATATTGGTGGGGATGTTGAGCGAGGGAAGTGAGCGGGTAGACTCGGAAGCAACTCAGGAGTATTGCGTGGCGGCATTGTTGGCATTGAGTCATGGGAGCTTAAGATTTAAAGGGCTAGCTAAGGAGGCGAGAGCAGTGGAGGTGTTGAGGGAGATAGAAGAGAGAGGAAACGACAGAGCGAGAGAGAAAGCAAAGAAAATTTTGCAGATGATGAGAAAGGGAGACGAGGACGATGAGGAGGCTGATAGGGAAGCGGTATTGGAATTGGGTGGAGCTGGCCGGAGTCGATACAGGGTTGGTGGCGGGGCGAGAAATGGGAATTGCCCAAACTCGTCAAATTTCTGA